A single Streptomyces sannanensis DNA region contains:
- a CDS encoding alpha/beta hydrolase: MIGPVPELFSQLFKQDFSDLEAAASSWKRLAEALGKAQTGSGKRVSGPLHEAGWAGVSATYGFAALEATESKLGTAEIDAQLIATTLDTLNTRMQAAQRALRNAVADAEGAGHTVREDGWVEPKQAIDPKYHNHPEYQEIQQQANAGLGGYRARIDEAVTEAESASSEAAEVLRQIDPFDLDKQYGGAHAQEDAARVAEFMGIDKKDVPDGKDPKRAADWWAGLGEDKQRFYLAAYSEQLGALDGLPAATRDHANRTVLDMRLNDYALREGDLGYHDRYGYRSLTALKDRLDRTDTAPAHKQLYLLGFSTDNDGRAIVAVGNPDTARHTAVQVPGTSNQLDNVGSQIDRVSKLQNAAGQWSMGGAKDVSVISWLDYNAPEANFTLSDPELNLGIATQGRAQAGAEDLRGFTHGLRAAHDGERTHLTVLAHSYGSTMAGAADAGGRGLDTDDMVVVGSPGLTVERADQLHVDPKHLWVGAASDDLVSNVTSGATLGADPKDSEFGAQRMYVDTSGHSGYWDDGSQSLKNQGRIIAGKTPHSSPRP, from the coding sequence GGCGCTGGGAAAGGCCCAGACGGGCAGTGGTAAGCGGGTGTCGGGTCCGCTGCACGAGGCCGGTTGGGCGGGCGTGAGTGCCACCTATGGCTTCGCCGCGTTGGAGGCGACCGAGAGCAAGCTCGGCACGGCCGAGATCGACGCCCAGCTCATCGCCACCACGTTGGACACGCTCAACACCCGCATGCAGGCGGCGCAGCGCGCGCTGCGAAATGCTGTGGCGGATGCCGAGGGGGCGGGGCACACAGTCAGGGAGGACGGCTGGGTCGAGCCGAAGCAGGCAATCGACCCCAAATATCACAATCATCCGGAGTATCAGGAAATCCAGCAGCAGGCCAACGCCGGACTCGGCGGATACCGGGCCCGGATTGATGAGGCCGTTACGGAGGCCGAATCAGCCAGCTCCGAGGCGGCCGAGGTACTGCGGCAGATCGACCCCTTCGACCTCGACAAGCAGTACGGCGGTGCCCACGCCCAGGAGGACGCGGCCAGGGTCGCCGAATTCATGGGGATCGACAAGAAGGACGTTCCCGACGGGAAGGATCCGAAGCGCGCCGCGGACTGGTGGGCCGGGCTCGGCGAGGACAAGCAGCGCTTCTACCTCGCGGCCTACTCCGAGCAGCTCGGTGCGCTGGACGGTCTTCCCGCGGCCACCCGCGACCACGCGAACCGCACGGTGTTGGACATGCGGCTCAATGACTACGCCCTTCGGGAGGGCGACCTGGGCTACCACGACAGGTACGGCTACCGGTCCCTGACCGCCCTCAAGGACCGTCTGGACAGGACGGACACCGCCCCCGCGCACAAACAGCTGTACCTGCTCGGTTTCAGCACCGACAACGACGGCCGCGCGATCGTGGCCGTCGGCAATCCGGACACGGCCCGGCACACCGCGGTCCAGGTTCCGGGGACGAGCAACCAGCTGGACAACGTCGGCAGCCAGATCGACCGGGTCAGCAAGCTGCAGAACGCGGCGGGTCAGTGGAGCATGGGCGGAGCCAAGGATGTATCTGTGATCAGCTGGCTCGACTACAACGCCCCGGAAGCGAACTTTACGCTCTCGGATCCCGAGCTGAACCTTGGTATTGCCACTCAGGGACGGGCCCAAGCCGGGGCCGAGGACCTTCGCGGCTTCACTCATGGGCTTCGTGCCGCACATGACGGTGAGCGCACCCACCTCACAGTCCTCGCCCACAGCTACGGCTCCACCATGGCTGGCGCCGCCGACGCCGGCGGCCGGGGCTTGGACACGGACGACATGGTCGTCGTCGGCAGTCCAGGTCTGACGGTCGAGCGTGCCGATCAGCTCCATGTCGATCCGAAGCACCTCTGGGTGGGAGCCGCCAGCGACGACCTGGTCTCCAATGTGACCTCCGGTGCCACGCTCGGCGCGGACCCCAAAGATTCCGAGTTCGGTGCGCAAAGGATGTACGTCGACACCAGCGGGCACAGCGGTTACTGGGATGACGGGAGCCAGAGTCTGAAGAACCAGGGGCGGATCATCGCGGGGAAGACGCCCCATAGCAGCCCGCGCCCATGA
- a CDS encoding alpha/beta hydrolase, with translation MPLNSNSRRAPETWSALAGAADAGGRGLDTDDTVVVGSPGLTVDRADQLHIDPKRLWVGAAHDDLVSNITSGATLGEDPKTPEFGAQRMYVDTDGHSGYWDDGSQSLKNQGAIIAGQPPGSGMNR, from the coding sequence GTGCCACTTAACTCGAACTCGCGCAGAGCGCCGGAGACATGGTCCGCGCTGGCGGGCGCCGCCGACGCTGGCGGCCGGGGCTTGGACACGGACGACACGGTGGTGGTCGGCAGCCCCGGCCTGACGGTCGACCGTGCCGATCAGCTTCACATCGACCCGAAGCGTCTCTGGGTCGGCGCCGCCCATGACGACCTCGTCTCCAACATCACGTCCGGCGCCACGCTTGGCGAGGACCCCAAGACGCCGGAGTTCGGTGCCCAGCGGATGTACGTCGACACCGACGGGCACAGCGGCTACTGGGACGACGGAAGCCAGAGCCTGAAGAACCAGGGCGCCATCATCGCCGGACAGCCGCCAGGCTCCGGGATGAACCGCTAA